Proteins from a genomic interval of Hypomesus transpacificus isolate Combined female unplaced genomic scaffold, fHypTra1 scaffold_64, whole genome shotgun sequence:
- the LOC124466092 gene encoding LOW QUALITY PROTEIN: uncharacterized protein LOC124466092 (The sequence of the model RefSeq protein was modified relative to this genomic sequence to represent the inferred CDS: deleted 1 base in 1 codon) — protein MGCNHEELFLFFLNSSEATPSVPLRVPPGKATAKGKRGSASRPAAAFPAKKARLQGLTPTGDPVLEALSDIKMSVGDMAHRITVLEAGAAPEIGLAQGVTHPAVTSDRAVVPWSSLASAVPAAASGAPFLSPAAGLSAHLRNQIIAGMDINLVQILLGATDLLDKRLIDCGDVSVFLKGSDPRMSKNLTLAEFCVAFGVYRDTLCKAYPERRVELDDYLALIADLALRYGSSLFYEYHKCMSAKAALHLQKWNLRLDWSVKDLDLVSRVFTGHMPISCSVCGSLGHSVNLCPRTAYVAAKTERTQEAVGLPKGGRKKLLRGRSSPSCVPSSGPPGPEGQVNKRASTPVNVERPCFVMVSPIGVATRKYSGKKRLIIDLSAPHGCVVPSINSLIPHEPFSLCYASVDNAIHMIKIAGGWLGKADVVDAFKVMPLRPSQWHLFGVRWRGKHYFAVRLTFGCRSSPRIFCTLSEALCWILLNVRKLPFVLHLLDDFLVVDFPCSPPARCITVLRDTFDELGVPLSDEKTVGPLTSLEFLGIQLDSVLMQASLPAEKLERIRSVMGAASSAVSMSKREMLSLLGHLTFAMRIIPQGRSFVSRLLDLCKTVANLQDTLVLDVGCRSDLSFWALLCAQWNGISFFYNDEIETSAALEFYTDAALSIGFGGYHGDEWFCAVWPAEILSLPLEHYSSALHELYPIVISCLLWGHLWCRKKITVFCDNEAAVHIINKGRSSVPVINRLVRRLTWTCVLGNFILRAAYVPGLANQSADSLSRFKLQEFRALRPHASPYGLSCPTFQQAVLD, from the exons ATGGGGTGCAACCACGAGGAATTGTTCCTGTTCTTCCTGAACAGCAGCGAGGCCACTCCATCCGTACCCCTGCGTGTTCCCCCGGGTAAGGCGACGGCGAAAGGAAAACGGGGCTCCGCTTCCCGTCCTGCTGCTGCGTTTCCCGCGAAGAAGGCTCGCCTACAGGGGCTGACTCCAACCGGTGATCCCGTTCTGGAAGCCCTCTCGGACATCAAGATGTCCGTCGGCGACATGGCCCACCGCATCACCGTCCTGGAGGCCGGGGCGGCACCGGAGATTGGCCTCGCACAAGGTGTCACG CACCCAGCAGTGACCTCCGACCGAGCCGTGGTTCCATGGAGTAGCCTGGCCTCGGCAGTACCGGCCGCTGCCTCCGGTGCACCGTTCCTGTCCCCCGCGGCTGGCCTGTCGGCGCATCTCAGGAACCAAATCATCGCAGGTATGGACATTAACCTTGTTCAGATACTGCTGGGTGCTACCGACCTGTTGGATAAGCGTCTGATAGATTGCGGGGATGTGTCGGTATTTCTGAAAGGCAGCGACCCCAGGATGTCAAAGAACTTGACTCTGGCCGAATTCTGCGTGGCGTTTGGTGTATACCGTGACACCTTGTGCAAGGCGTACCCCGAGCGTCGCGTGGAGCTAGACGACTACCTAGCTTTGATTGCGGATCTGGCCCTGCGCTACGGCAGCAGTCTCTTTTACGAGTACCATAAGTGCATGTCCGCCAAGGCTGCTCTGCACCTACAGAAGTGGAATCTGCGGCTGGACTGGTCGGTGAAGGATCTAGACCTGGTGAGCCGGGTGTTCACAGGGCACATGCCGATCTCCTGCTCGGTGTGCGGATCCCTGGGTCACTCGGTCAATCTCTGTCCTAGAACCGCTTATGTGGCGGCCAAAACCGAGAGGACCCAGGAGGCTGTAGGCCTACCTAAGGGTGGTCGGAAGAAG TTACTGCGGGGACGCTCATCCCCGAGCTGTGTGCCCTCGTCGGGCCCGCCCGGCCCAGAAGGCCAAGTGAATAAACGAGCATCAACCCCTGTGAACGTTGAGAGACCCTGTTTTGTGAT GGTTAGCCCAATAGGCGTAGCCACGCGAAAGTACTCGGGCAAGAAGCGCCTAATAATCGATCTGTCGGCTCCGCACGGCTGTGTGGTGCCTAGTATAAACAGCCTAATACCACATGAGCCTTTTTCCTTGTGCTATGCAAGCGTGGACAATGCCATTCATATGATTAAAATCGCGGGCGGGTGGCTGGGCAAAGCGGACGTGGTCGACGCATTCAAAGTCATGCCGCTCCGCCCCTCCCAATGGCATCTGTTCGGCGTACGTTGGCGCGGCAAACACTATTTCGCTGTCCGGTTAACTTTCGGCTGCCGCAGCAGCCCACGAATCTTCTGCACACTGTCGGAGGCGCTGTGCTGGATTCTGCTGAACGTGCGTAAATTGCCGTTCGTCCTGCACCTACTGGACGACTTTCTGGTGGTGGACTTTCCGTGTTCACCTCCAGCCCGTTGTATCACTGTGTTGCGGGACACCTTCGACGAGCTAGGCGTTCCATTATCCGATGAGAAGACCGTAGGCCCGCTGACATCGCTCGAGTTCCTCGGCATCCAACTGGATAGCGTATTGATGCAGGCCTCACTACCCGCGGAGAAGCTCGAGCGCATTCGCTCCGTCATGGGGGCCGCTAGCAGCGCAGTGTCCATGAGCAAACGTGAAATGCTGTCTCTGTTAGGGCATTTAACTTTCGCAATGCGCATCATCCCGCAAGGGCGTTCCTTCGTGTCGCGTCTCCTAGACCTCTGCAAAACCGTGGCTAACTTACAGGACACCCTGGTGCTCGACGTTGGGTGTAGGTCGGATCTGTCCTTCTGGGCTCTCTTGTGCGCCCAGTGGAACGGGATATCTTTCTTTTACAACGACGAGATAGAAACGTCCGCCGCCCTGGAGTTCTACACGGATGCTGCCCTCTCGATCGGGTTCGGGGGTTACCACGGCGACGAATGGTTCTGTGCCGTGTGGCCCGCTGAGATACTGTCCCTGCCT CTAGAGCACTATTCTAGCGCACTCCATGAGTTGTACCCAATCGTTATCTCGTGTCTGTTGTGGGGGCACTTATGGTGCAGAAAGAAAATCACAGTGTTCTGCGACAACGAAGCCGCGGTCCACATAATCAATAAAGGAAGGTCTTCGGTGCCCGTAATCAACCGCCTAGTCAGACGCCTCACCTGGACGTGCGTCCTGGGCAATTTCATTTTGCGCGCAGCATACGTTCCCGGGCTGGCCAACCAATCCGCTGATTCCCTGTCTCGTTTCAAATTGCAGGAATTCCGCGCGCTGCGCCCTCACGCATCGCCATACGGCCTGTCATGTCCAACGTTCCAGCAAGCCGTACTAGATTAG